From Corallococcus soli, a single genomic window includes:
- a CDS encoding SGNH/GDSL hydrolase family protein, protein MSVRRSGLSLAAVLAATTLGGSAMASTINQNTSWTINRSASQTYRVVAYGDSIFAGYNGGISAVARRGAPVVEGEYAAKKWGTNVEVIRRTKSGAKADDIYNNKIVNERSYMQSANTRVVMFEMCGNDYLQARSAFSDQTGTCNYSGLQSALAACTTYMERSMQTINQYATSAKVKVIANIYYPGFDADNVLTACTDSVTKQKVNKQTYFLPLLARSNWRACNLASRYGFKCADSFAEMMAADYDRNGDGQVDSAAIAYIPGESEDAYVQRISVTLRSTLRDANLHLANASTSYDYIQSDNTHPTYSGPTIGVNIFSGSGSGSAAPTYTDAQIVNGKNPIWNQFGHERMGWSISTFDPATP, encoded by the coding sequence ATGTCCGTTCGTCGCAGCGGGCTGTCCCTCGCCGCCGTCCTCGCCGCCACCACGTTGGGTGGAAGCGCGATGGCCAGCACCATCAACCAGAACACGTCGTGGACCATCAACCGTTCGGCGTCTCAGACGTACCGGGTGGTGGCGTACGGCGATTCCATCTTCGCCGGCTACAACGGTGGCATCAGCGCCGTGGCGCGCCGTGGCGCTCCCGTGGTGGAAGGTGAGTACGCGGCGAAGAAGTGGGGCACGAACGTGGAGGTCATCCGCCGCACGAAGTCCGGTGCGAAGGCGGACGACATCTACAACAACAAGATCGTCAACGAGCGCTCGTACATGCAGTCCGCCAACACGCGCGTCGTGATGTTCGAGATGTGCGGCAACGACTACCTGCAGGCGCGCAGCGCGTTCTCCGACCAGACGGGGACGTGCAACTACAGCGGCCTGCAGTCGGCGCTGGCGGCGTGCACCACGTACATGGAACGCAGCATGCAGACCATCAACCAGTACGCGACCAGCGCCAAGGTCAAGGTCATCGCGAACATCTACTACCCCGGCTTTGACGCGGACAACGTGCTGACGGCCTGCACGGACTCCGTGACGAAGCAGAAGGTGAACAAGCAGACCTACTTCCTGCCGCTGCTGGCGCGCAGCAACTGGCGCGCCTGCAACCTGGCGTCGCGGTACGGCTTCAAGTGCGCGGACTCCTTCGCGGAGATGATGGCGGCGGACTACGACCGCAACGGCGACGGCCAGGTGGACTCGGCCGCGATCGCCTACATCCCCGGTGAGTCCGAGGACGCCTACGTGCAGCGCATCAGCGTCACCCTGCGCAGCACGCTGCGCGACGCGAACCTGCACCTGGCGAACGCGAGCACCAGCTACGACTACATCCAGTCCGACAACACGCACCCGACGTACTCGGGCCCGACCATCGGCGTGAACATCTTCTCCGGCTCCGGCTCCGGTTCGGCCGCGCCGACCTACACGGACGCGCAGATCGTCAACGGCAAGAACCCGATCTGGAACCAGTTCGGCCACGAGCGCATGGGCTGGTCGATCTCCACCTTCGACCCCGCGACGCCGTAA
- a CDS encoding imm11 family protein — translation MARRFFDLKIDVEVPGRWYLADPTELSGEEIDDIWRFTDGRPVEVRERMRFPLFKPGSPTDIEFAGAGQTPVVSARVASVFREMAPDDVQLFQVEVEGEAEPYFVLNVMQTRRCIDDAACEEARLWTPEDGRPELVGGYHVVSGLRIDTSKVGDARVFRLWGWHPPIIVDEEIKSALERVGIVGGRFDAV, via the coding sequence ATGGCGCGGCGTTTTTTTGACCTGAAGATCGACGTGGAGGTCCCAGGCCGCTGGTACCTCGCGGACCCCACCGAACTTTCAGGAGAGGAGATCGACGACATCTGGCGGTTCACGGACGGCCGTCCGGTGGAAGTCCGCGAACGGATGCGGTTCCCCCTCTTCAAACCGGGCAGTCCGACGGACATCGAGTTCGCAGGAGCGGGGCAGACCCCCGTTGTCAGCGCGCGTGTTGCCTCTGTGTTTCGAGAGATGGCGCCAGATGACGTTCAACTCTTCCAGGTTGAAGTCGAGGGCGAGGCTGAGCCCTACTTCGTGCTCAATGTCATGCAGACGCGACGCTGCATCGACGATGCCGCCTGCGAGGAAGCACGGCTGTGGACGCCAGAGGATGGCCGTCCCGAACTGGTTGGCGGATACCACGTGGTGTCCGGGCTGCGCATCGACACCTCAAAGGTCGGTGACGCGCGCGTGTTCCGGCTCTGGGGCTGGCATCCTCCCATCATCGTTGACGAGGAGATCAAGTCAGCGCTGGAGCGAGTCGGCATCGTGGGTGGGCGTTTCGACGCGGTTTGA
- a CDS encoding imm11 family protein: MTRRFFRLAIDVYVKGRWYLGEPTTLDGAELEDVWVFGYGHPMEFNERLRISLDRPGRPLDFDTAGVGQAPVVNARVADVFRALAPHDVQLFPAEVEGQTEPYWLMNVVRTVRCIDDKASAEVQFYTPEDGRPDRVGEYRSVIGLRIDTSKVGDARVFRLWGWHPPIIVDEEIKSALERVGIVGGLFDAV; this comes from the coding sequence ATGACTCGACGGTTTTTCCGACTGGCGATTGATGTGTACGTCAAGGGGCGCTGGTACCTGGGAGAGCCGACGACTCTTGATGGCGCGGAACTCGAGGACGTTTGGGTGTTCGGCTACGGCCACCCCATGGAATTCAACGAACGGCTGCGCATCTCGTTGGATCGACCTGGGAGGCCACTGGACTTCGATACAGCCGGAGTTGGTCAGGCTCCCGTCGTCAATGCTCGGGTTGCGGACGTTTTCCGAGCGCTCGCACCGCATGATGTACAGCTCTTCCCAGCTGAGGTCGAGGGGCAGACCGAGCCCTACTGGCTGATGAATGTGGTGCGAACAGTCCGCTGCATCGACGACAAGGCGAGCGCGGAGGTGCAGTTCTATACGCCAGAAGACGGCCGACCAGACAGGGTGGGCGAATATCGCTCTGTCATCGGGCTGCGCATCGACACCTCGAAGGTCGGTGACGCGCGCGTGTTCCGCCTCTGGGGCTGGCATCCCCCCATCATCGTTGACGAAGAGATCAAATCCGCGCTGGAGCGCGTCGGCATCGTGGGGGGACTGTTCGACGCGGTTTGA
- a CDS encoding chloride channel protein, with amino-acid sequence MNVPRGTRALGQWLLLGGTVGGVCGVASAVFLALLEWVTEVRLEHGALVYALPVAGLVLGAVYGRWGASIRGGNNLVLDTVHEGDAVIPLRMAPMVLVGTVLTHLFGGSAGREGTAVQMGASLADQIAHRFRVAPDTRRDLLAAGIAGGFGSVFGTPLAGTVFGLEVVCVGRLGYEALLPALTASVVGDLVTRGLGIHHTVYPSPQALALTLPVLGKWLVFAVAVAAVAVAFIEGTHGLKKLLERYVPWLPLRMALGGLGVVGLWKLSGTDDYLGLGVPGILRAFQDVSLPGDAFAWKLVFTAVTLGAGFLGGEVTPLFFIGAALGNVLARLLGLPVDLGAAVGMAALFAAAANTPLALSLMAVELVGSAVLPHVAIVATVAYLLTGHRGIYPSQRIARRKLGGPLLDRIVSLRELHGASRKP; translated from the coding sequence GTGAACGTTCCCCGGGGTACCCGAGCGCTGGGACAGTGGCTGCTGCTGGGCGGCACGGTGGGCGGCGTGTGCGGCGTGGCGTCCGCGGTGTTCCTCGCGCTCCTGGAGTGGGTCACGGAGGTCCGGCTGGAGCATGGGGCGCTGGTGTACGCGCTGCCGGTGGCGGGGCTGGTGCTGGGCGCGGTGTACGGCCGGTGGGGCGCGTCCATCCGGGGCGGCAACAACCTGGTGCTGGACACGGTGCATGAGGGGGACGCGGTGATTCCCCTGCGCATGGCGCCCATGGTGCTCGTGGGCACGGTGCTCACGCACCTGTTCGGCGGGAGCGCGGGGCGCGAGGGCACCGCGGTGCAGATGGGCGCGAGCCTGGCGGACCAGATCGCCCACCGCTTCCGCGTGGCGCCGGACACCCGGCGCGACTTGCTGGCGGCGGGCATCGCGGGCGGCTTCGGTTCGGTGTTCGGCACGCCGCTGGCGGGGACGGTGTTCGGGCTGGAGGTCGTGTGCGTGGGGCGGCTCGGCTACGAGGCGCTCCTGCCCGCGCTCACCGCTTCGGTGGTGGGGGACCTGGTGACGCGGGGCCTGGGCATCCACCACACCGTGTATCCCTCGCCCCAGGCGCTGGCGTTGACGCTGCCGGTGCTGGGCAAGTGGCTGGTGTTCGCGGTGGCGGTGGCGGCGGTGGCGGTGGCCTTCATCGAAGGCACGCACGGGCTGAAGAAGCTGCTGGAGCGGTACGTGCCGTGGCTGCCCCTGCGCATGGCGCTGGGCGGCCTGGGCGTGGTGGGGCTGTGGAAGCTGTCGGGGACGGACGACTACCTGGGCCTGGGCGTGCCCGGCATCCTGCGCGCGTTCCAGGACGTGTCGCTGCCGGGGGACGCGTTCGCCTGGAAGCTCGTCTTCACGGCGGTGACGCTGGGCGCGGGGTTCCTGGGGGGAGAGGTGACGCCGCTGTTCTTCATTGGCGCGGCGCTGGGCAACGTGCTCGCGCGGCTGCTGGGCTTGCCGGTGGACCTGGGCGCGGCGGTGGGCATGGCGGCGCTGTTCGCGGCGGCGGCGAACACCCCCCTGGCACTGTCACTGATGGCGGTGGAGCTGGTGGGCAGCGCGGTGCTGCCCCACGTGGCCATCGTCGCCACGGTGGCGTACCTGCTCACCGGGCACCGGGGCATCTATCCGTCACAGCGCATCGCCCGGAGGAAGCTGGGCGGGCCGCTGCTGGACCGCATCGTGTCCCTGCGGGAGTTGCACGGGGCGTCCCGGAAACCCTGA
- the yjjJ gene encoding type II toxin-antitoxin system HipA family toxin YjjJ — MPPPSILQLLDVVQRLQPVSAEALQQHFGVSQQTLSRWLKAAGDAACRMGRTRGALYARTRRVAGLGTQAPLHRVDEAGQLHREGALHFLSSGGTWQEAARGLGQRFEGLPPFAEEMSPQGYMGRGFRERHPDLALPPRTTDWNEDQVLIALARRGEDCTGDLILGEESLNRYLAMWVQEVRRDSYPQRARTFLADGSGSSAGGEQPKFAVYTEGRHVLVKFADASAGSAGQRWRDLLASEHLALESVRVAGLDAAKAHRFDLESHRFLEVERFDRIGLRGRRALLSLRAIDNEYVGSGGTWTDVALRLLAERRLSQEDVRRIRWLDTFGQLIGNTDRHLGNVSCFVQSPGRFQLAPIYDMLPMVFAPDGAHLVEREFKPAPPNANNLDVWADAARHALAYWDTLVASPDISEDFRQRCAACRNQLAELIARAPVS, encoded by the coding sequence ATGCCTCCCCCCTCCATCCTCCAACTCCTGGACGTCGTCCAGCGCCTGCAACCGGTGTCGGCCGAGGCGCTTCAGCAGCACTTCGGCGTCTCGCAGCAGACCCTGTCGCGGTGGCTCAAGGCCGCGGGGGATGCGGCCTGCCGGATGGGACGGACCCGGGGCGCTTTATATGCCCGGACGCGCAGGGTGGCGGGACTGGGAACCCAAGCTCCCCTCCATCGGGTGGATGAGGCAGGCCAGCTTCATCGTGAGGGTGCGCTCCATTTCCTGTCCTCGGGCGGAACCTGGCAGGAGGCTGCCAGGGGCCTCGGGCAACGCTTCGAAGGACTCCCGCCCTTCGCGGAGGAGATGAGCCCCCAGGGATACATGGGCCGGGGCTTCCGCGAGCGTCATCCAGACCTCGCGCTCCCTCCCCGCACGACGGACTGGAACGAAGATCAGGTGCTCATCGCCCTGGCGCGACGCGGAGAGGACTGCACGGGAGACCTCATCCTGGGTGAGGAGTCCCTGAACCGCTACCTGGCCATGTGGGTCCAGGAGGTCCGCCGGGACAGCTACCCCCAGCGGGCCCGGACGTTCCTGGCGGATGGCTCGGGCTCGTCCGCTGGGGGTGAGCAGCCGAAGTTCGCCGTCTACACCGAAGGCCGTCACGTGCTCGTGAAGTTCGCGGATGCGAGCGCGGGCAGTGCGGGACAACGCTGGAGGGACCTCCTCGCGAGCGAACACCTCGCGTTGGAGTCCGTGCGTGTGGCAGGGCTCGATGCGGCGAAGGCCCACAGATTCGACCTGGAAAGTCACCGATTCCTGGAGGTCGAGCGGTTTGATCGGATTGGACTTCGGGGGAGGCGCGCCCTGCTGTCATTGCGCGCCATCGACAATGAGTACGTCGGTTCGGGAGGCACCTGGACCGACGTTGCCCTGCGTCTGCTTGCCGAACGCCGGCTCTCCCAGGAAGACGTCCGGAGGATCCGCTGGCTCGACACCTTCGGTCAGCTCATCGGGAACACCGACCGGCACCTTGGCAATGTCTCCTGCTTCGTGCAGTCGCCGGGGCGGTTCCAGCTCGCGCCCATCTACGACATGCTGCCCATGGTGTTCGCACCGGATGGCGCGCACCTGGTCGAGCGTGAGTTCAAGCCCGCTCCACCGAACGCCAACAACCTGGACGTCTGGGCGGACGCCGCACGCCATGCGCTGGCGTACTGGGACACGCTCGTCGCATCTCCGGACATCAGTGAAGACTTCCGTCAACGCTGCGCCGCCTGCCGCAATCAGCTCGCGGAACTCATCGCCCGCGCGCCCGTGAGCTGA
- a CDS encoding AHH domain-containing protein, with product MKACWLVALLLTVGCATQRRVYLDTGREHPIAYTPTSPAPVEVDDEALREAVVQLVLDTRLDLSFGLSGRRVLLASAGGMVDGDGSALSARICEGLEAREACLGLLGRGFMSGAMQRGMMALFFAFDTVWEGVAGVIQELMEPAALRTMVTATVGSALLLLVMPEPITKLVALALTASLIAYLGTGPVWNLGRAFLRLMEESEAARSPEELKEVGHRFGRVLGGNGARVLVVVALTAMGGKNALASQGSRMPGFAQAAARAEAEGGFRLASAFSGEVRSLSMPAAGVLNIALAPTAVAAVAMGPGGGIQGDPEGDVHHICTDKNEVSDASGGPWTPQFERYFRRAQMDLNDLANKVRIDGHRGPHPREYHQAVLDRIAKAMSSCKGADQCRAALVGELAKIAKDLVTAGTEMRKLITKTKTPGLER from the coding sequence ATGAAGGCCTGTTGGCTCGTTGCCTTGCTGCTCACGGTGGGGTGCGCGACGCAGCGTAGGGTGTACCTGGACACGGGACGTGAACACCCCATCGCGTACACGCCCACGTCGCCCGCTCCCGTGGAAGTCGACGACGAGGCCCTCCGGGAGGCAGTCGTGCAACTGGTGCTCGACACGCGGCTGGACCTGTCGTTCGGGCTGTCGGGACGGCGCGTGTTGCTGGCTTCGGCTGGGGGCATGGTGGACGGCGATGGGAGCGCGCTGTCCGCGCGGATTTGTGAGGGGTTGGAGGCGCGGGAGGCCTGCCTGGGCCTCTTGGGGCGCGGGTTCATGTCCGGCGCGATGCAGCGGGGGATGATGGCGCTCTTTTTCGCATTCGACACGGTGTGGGAGGGCGTCGCGGGTGTCATCCAGGAGCTGATGGAGCCCGCCGCGCTGCGCACGATGGTCACGGCGACGGTAGGCAGCGCGCTGTTGCTGCTGGTCATGCCCGAGCCCATCACGAAGCTCGTCGCGCTGGCGCTGACCGCGTCGTTGATTGCGTACCTGGGCACGGGGCCGGTGTGGAACCTGGGCCGGGCCTTCCTGCGGTTGATGGAGGAGTCCGAAGCCGCCCGGAGCCCCGAGGAACTGAAGGAGGTGGGGCACCGGTTCGGAAGGGTGCTGGGGGGCAACGGGGCGCGGGTGCTGGTCGTCGTCGCGTTGACGGCGATGGGTGGGAAGAACGCCCTGGCCTCGCAGGGGTCCAGGATGCCGGGCTTCGCGCAGGCGGCGGCGCGAGCGGAGGCCGAGGGCGGGTTCCGGCTGGCGAGTGCCTTCTCGGGAGAGGTGCGGTCCCTGTCCATGCCGGCGGCCGGGGTGCTGAACATCGCGCTCGCGCCGACGGCGGTGGCGGCGGTCGCGATGGGGCCCGGGGGCGGGATCCAGGGGGACCCGGAGGGGGACGTGCATCACATCTGCACGGACAAGAACGAGGTGTCCGATGCGTCAGGCGGGCCGTGGACGCCACAGTTCGAGCGATACTTCAGAAGAGCTCAGATGGATCTCAATGACCTTGCGAACAAAGTGCGCATTGATGGACACAGGGGGCCTCATCCTCGCGAGTATCATCAGGCGGTGCTGGACCGGATCGCTAAAGCCATGAGCAGCTGCAAGGGTGCTGACCAATGTCGGGCTGCGTTGGTGGGCGAGCTTGCGAAGATTGCGAAAGACTTGGTCACCGCAGGCACGGAAATGCGGAAGTTGATTACAAAGACAAAGACTCCTGGACTTGAGCGATGA